The Alkalibaculum bacchi genomic sequence GATTTTAAGAGAATTTTATTGTATTTTTTAGCAGCCTCTAGAAATCCTTCATTCTCAATATCCCATGCTATAATCAAACAAGGCCAGGAATAAGAGAAAAAGGTGGAGATCTTTTCTTTTCTCTCTTCATGTGAGAGATGTCTCAAATAGCTGTCTTCCACTTTACCAATAATTTGTACCCGGTCTTCATCAAAGTGATTATAAAATCCGTATAGCTGCAAACCAGGCCTATTTATACTGCTATTGGTAATGGCAACCTCTTTGCAGTCTCCATCATAGACAATTTCTAAATCTAAATTATCGCAAAATTCATTAAGAAACATTTTTCTCACCTTTCAACTTTAGTACAAACTTTTACTGGAAATGTTGCACTATATTCCTTGCTATTTTATCATTTATTCCATCAATCTGCAAAAGTTCTTCTGTAGACGCTTTTTTAATATTATCTACGCTTTTAAAATACTTTAATAAAGCTTTGCGTTTTACTGGACCAACTCCAGGTATATTATTGAGCTCTGAAGCCAACATATTGTCACCTCTAATTTTTTGGTGATACGTAATGGCAAAACGGTGAACTTCTTCAGATATGCTGTTTAACAAATAATATATAGGTGTGGAAAATGGAATTTCAATGGTTTCGCCTTCATAAATGAGGGCTCTTAGCTTGTGTCTGTGATCTTTTACCAAGCCACAGATAGGGATATTTATAGTAGGGTAATGAGCTAATATATCTTTTACTGCATTTATATGCCCCAAACCTCCGTCTAGTAGGATAATATCTGGGAAAGGTAAGAATTTCCCATCTTGACCTATCTCTAGCTCCTTCACACCCCTTTCTATTCTTCTAAAGAGGACTTCTTGCATACTGCCATAGTCATTTTGTCCTGTTATGCTCTTAATCCGAAATCTCCTATAGGCTTTTTTATTTGGTTTAAGCCCCTCGTAAACCACCATAGAGCCAACACTATCACTTCCTGATATATTGGAAATATCGTAAGATTCTATTCTATTAGGCTTCTCCTTTAATGAAAGCTTTTCCATAAGCCAATTATAGGACATATCCTGTTTTACTTTATTCATAGTCATCTTGTGTTTATAGTCTTCAAGGGCTAGCCTTGCATTGTCCGTAGCCATATGGATTAAGTCCTTTTTACTCCCTCTCTGAGGTACTTTAAGAGATACTCTACTTCCTCTTTTTTTGCTCAACCATTCTTCAATAATATCCCCATCATCTACTTCTCTCTGCACGATAACTTCCTTGGGAACAAAGGATGTACTGTGGTAAAACTGTTTCATAAATCCCGATAAAAACTCTTGTTCATTGTAAATATCAGCAAAGAAGAAGTTTTCCCTTCCTAATATCTTTCCCTTTCGAATGAAGAATACTTGTATACAGTAGGTAAAATCTTCACCATAAAAGCCTATGATATCTTGATCCTCATCAGAATTGGATACAATTTTTTGTTTTTCGGTAATATGATTGATTCCATTAATTTGATCTCGTATTTTTGCTGCTCGCTCAAAATTTAAATTTTGAGATGCTTCCTTCATCTCTTTCTCTAATTTGTGAATAATATTTTCGTATTTTCCATTGAGAATTTGTATGATTTCTTGTATACTTTCATTATATTTTTCAACAGACACATTACCTTGACACATGCCTGGACACTCTTTGATGTGGTAGTTTAAACAAGGTCTTTCTACTTTTCCATTTTTAAACTTCTTAGAGCATCTTTTTAAAGAATAGAGCTTGTTTAATAATTCTACTGTTTGTCTTACAGAATAAACATTGGTAAATGGCCCATAGTATTTTGCCCCATCCTTTTTTACTTCCCTAGTCAAGATTACCCTGGGGTATTTTTCATTTGTAGTCACTTTTATATAAGGATACGTTTTGTCATCCTTTAACAAAATATTAAAACGAGGCATATTTTTTTTGATTAAATTACACTCTAATATCAGAGCTTCCATTTCTGTATCAGTTATAATAAGTTCGAAGTCAGCTATATGATCTACCATTGTTGCAACTTTTATAGTCTTTTCTGAAGCATTAAAATACTGCCTTACTCGATTTTTTAAGTTTCGAGCCTTGCCAATATATATAATCTTCCCATTTTCGTCTTTCATTAAGTAAACACCTGGATTTTCGGGAAGGTCTTTTAATTTGTTTTTATCAATCATTATTTTTCTCCCATTAATATAATAAGTACTATTATGAAATTTTTTGGTTTTATTAAAGTGATAGAAGGTATATATATAATAACATAAATTTAAATTTTAAGAACATGATTGCTGGAGGGATTCTATGAAATTAATAAGACAATTAGGATTAACGATCTTAACGAATGATCAGTATGAGGTTCGAATTCAAAAGAAAATTTTTGGAGGATACAGCTTGAAAAAGTATATTATCAATTCGCCTTTTGATTTGCTCGAAACAAGAGAGGTTCGCTTAGATATATCTGAAGAGGAAGCCATAGAATTAGGTAAAGAACTCTTAGAAAAAGTATATCGCACTGCAAAACAATATAAAAAATTAAATTATATTCCTAGTTAATGAAAGTGCGTACGACGCATTAGTCGCTAGTCCTAGTCTTTAGTCCCTAGCATTAGAGTATTCCTTTTGGGTCAAGATCCTTCGCTTACACTCAGGATAACTGGGCAGGAGCCAGTGTCAAAAGTGCAACTTGCCTATTATAGAACAAAGAGAGATTGCTATAAATCTCTCTTTGTTCTATGCTAAAAAAATCTTATTCTCTACTTTAATTATTATTTAAGTCATCTTTATATGCAGGGGTTTAATCTTTGACCCAAGAGACTTGACCCTAGCACTGATGGCTGGGGGCTTATCGCTGATGGCTAAAGTGCGATTCGCACTTTTATACACTTTTATCTTTACATCTTCTTTAAGAACATTCTCTTTAAGGCGTAATTTGTAGTCATACATATTTTCTTCTGCTTTTCTTTGAATTTGTTCAATATCTTCATAATCTGTCATCTTTGTTGCCCAACCAAAGGAAACAGAAAGAGGTCTAGCTTCTACATAAGTTATATTACAAGTCCTTATTAACCGACTGATGATTTTTTCTGTATCTTTATGACTAGTTTTAGGTAACAATATCTTGAACTCATCGCCGCCTACCCTTGCGATAATATCTCCTTCACGGCAACAAGATTTTAATACCTCTGCTGTCTTCTGAAGAAGTTGATCTCCTATATGATGACCTAAGTTGTCATTAGTATATTTTAAATCATTTACATCAGCCATAATTACACTAAGAGGTAGCTCTCTTTCTGTTGATAATCTCTTTAGTTCCACTTCAAAAAAGGCTCTATTGTAGAGCTTAGTCAGTGAATCGTGAAAACTCATATATTTATAGATTTCTGCCTCTTGCTTTAACTCTTTTAATTTTTGTAC encodes the following:
- the uvrC gene encoding excinuclease ABC subunit UvrC, with protein sequence MIDKNKLKDLPENPGVYLMKDENGKIIYIGKARNLKNRVRQYFNASEKTIKVATMVDHIADFELIITDTEMEALILECNLIKKNMPRFNILLKDDKTYPYIKVTTNEKYPRVILTREVKKDGAKYYGPFTNVYSVRQTVELLNKLYSLKRCSKKFKNGKVERPCLNYHIKECPGMCQGNVSVEKYNESIQEIIQILNGKYENIIHKLEKEMKEASQNLNFERAAKIRDQINGINHITEKQKIVSNSDEDQDIIGFYGEDFTYCIQVFFIRKGKILGRENFFFADIYNEQEFLSGFMKQFYHSTSFVPKEVIVQREVDDGDIIEEWLSKKRGSRVSLKVPQRGSKKDLIHMATDNARLALEDYKHKMTMNKVKQDMSYNWLMEKLSLKEKPNRIESYDISNISGSDSVGSMVVYEGLKPNKKAYRRFRIKSITGQNDYGSMQEVLFRRIERGVKELEIGQDGKFLPFPDIILLDGGLGHINAVKDILAHYPTINIPICGLVKDHRHKLRALIYEGETIEIPFSTPIYYLLNSISEEVHRFAITYHQKIRGDNMLASELNNIPGVGPVKRKALLKYFKSVDNIKKASTEELLQIDGINDKIARNIVQHFQ
- a CDS encoding GGDEF domain-containing protein; its protein translation is MKREFCEGILNELPIACACIKVTRDQRNEFCDFEYVNVNNAFEDITGLRREKVLHKKMSLVGNSEFSKNGIEWIHLCKEFIQKGQSINIEHYSKDLNCWFRLGVKNLSWDSEHILLYLEDISVEVQKLKELKQEAEIYKYMSFHDSLTKLYNRAFFEVELKRLSTERELPLSVIMADVNDLKYTNDNLGHHIGDQLLQKTAEVLKSCCREGDIIARVGGDEFKILLPKTSHKDTEKIISRLIRTCNITYVEARPLSVSFGWATKMTDYEDIEQIQRKAEENMYDYKLRLKENVLKEDVKIKVYKSANRTLAISDKPPAISARVKSLGSKIKPLHIKMT